The following are encoded in a window of Sutcliffiella horikoshii genomic DNA:
- a CDS encoding divergent PAP2 family protein — protein MNRPLKIALSAITLAQFLKIPIKFFRTGRWEWSTFFETGGMPSSHSAGVSALATIIALKRGFKTIDFALSTIFGLIVMYDAQGVRRQTGEITLAVNDLAEKLDRLEGKPDENVHDKLEKRLKERLGHQPEEVVGGALFGIALAFLGMRLLPKKKKLELWDKL, from the coding sequence TTGAACCGACCACTTAAAATTGCATTAAGTGCTATCACGTTGGCACAATTCCTAAAGATTCCAATAAAATTTTTTAGAACAGGCAGATGGGAATGGAGTACTTTCTTTGAAACAGGAGGAATGCCAAGTTCACATTCGGCAGGTGTATCTGCATTAGCCACCATTATTGCTTTAAAAAGGGGATTTAAAACGATTGATTTTGCGCTTTCCACCATATTTGGCCTCATCGTAATGTATGATGCACAAGGAGTCAGAAGACAAACAGGTGAAATTACTCTTGCAGTAAATGATCTTGCTGAAAAGCTGGATAGACTTGAGGGAAAACCTGATGAGAATGTGCATGACAAATTAGAAAAGCGTTTGAAAGAACGGTTGGGGCATCAACCGGAGGAAGTAGTTGGTGGGGCTTTATTCGGAATCGCTCTCGCTTTTTTAGGAATGCGCCTGTTGCCTAAAAAGAAAAAATTGGAACTTTGGGACAAACTTTGA
- the sspL gene encoding small, acid-soluble spore protein L: MSRNKSANRGKKAPGVNPQGYGQDTEFAQEVNSKLENKAKKDNTKR, from the coding sequence ATGAGTAGAAATAAGTCTGCCAACAGAGGAAAAAAAGCACCTGGAGTCAACCCTCAAGGTTACGGTCAAGATACGGAATTTGCTCAGGAAGTAAACTCCAAGCTTGAAAATAAAGCGAAAAAAGATAACACAAAACGCTAA
- a CDS encoding dynamin family protein, with protein MIHTTKGTVEMGSNNPKQQIQQQVQETSQLQIKLQLVLDKLHQRGDQKSARKVAELLHKHTTKELSIAFCGHFSAGKSSFINEILEEAILPASPIPTSANVVQIKNGEELAHVHFFEGESLEILPPVSFEHVKAYCKNGDQVEAVEYQYPFEKLPSDMVILDTPGVDSTDDAHRISTESALHLADVIFYVMDYNHVQSEVNLKFIKELQDKEKKIYLIVNQIDKHREEEIPFATYNERIMESFGDWGIIPASIYFTSLKETNHPLNDLSIVKETLQILRQDKLDILPKTIERALIQVLDEHKEWQLDQRAEEMERHEQTIHSVGDLPNDVGETLRIKKDKLTTIQTETAEAKENFINQTKRILENANITPFEMRELAERYLESQQKGFKVGLLFAGKKTQEERELRSAGFRSDLGERVKTQVEKFIHEHIITFLKDQNFYTPATFDKVQELTVPITEEFVASHVKPGAGHTGNAVLHYTKDLAHSIKLEYQKRVQRLMEDYFERLEEHMQESTKELTVEVEKLERVHHAQEAITLLHMELEQQYEELNSILVKTVETLDQTETENLITKYLNRSYKKVRGDELPSSIIKQKEDVQKQEGTQDTFNQNDPAKLVKGLHETASFLKGIHGFQTIVDDLKKRAGKIENQTFTVALFGAFSAGKSSLANALFGEKVLPVSPNPTTASINKISPVTKDHPHGTVCVQMKTTAQLVQDVKQALQIFNMEVLGLEEAVPAIKSMISKNEHLELDANKKTHFHFLKAFLTGWEEMKTKLGTLQQVTLDEFEAYVAQEEKSCFVEWIEVFYDCPFTRQGLTLVDTPGADSINARHTDVSFDYIKNADAILFVTYYQHAFSKADREFLIQLGRVKDAFAMDKMFFLVNAADLANNEEELELVCDYVEDQLTAYGIRHPRLYPVSSLLALKEKENRPFEHPFLESSLMNDFEHAFSDFIQSDLVEMSLHAAQTDLNRAVALFDHFVQQAKLGSEEKKKLQLQYSTNKVKLAGYIDGYATESFYTLLKQEVNELVYYIKQRTLLRFSDFFKESFNPAVIREDGRNMKEQLIRCLHELVTDIFHNLSQEVRATTVRTENFIRKSLNSWQKELEAEAQKVESQLSLRMLEAEEFTPFKVESSFPSISTKLEKQTLGHYRNSKAFFEKNEKQKMAQFLEDQLSPLMDSYLKESSQELTHHYKVELENSLGEVKKYILRQLEDYYEGMQSALEQEQDIPQLERVLQQIQQHKK; from the coding sequence ATGATACACACAACTAAGGGGACAGTAGAAATGGGATCAAACAATCCAAAACAGCAGATTCAGCAGCAAGTACAGGAGACAAGTCAACTCCAAATAAAACTGCAGCTAGTGCTAGATAAGCTGCACCAGCGCGGTGATCAAAAAAGTGCGAGAAAAGTGGCAGAACTTTTACATAAACATACAACAAAGGAATTAAGTATAGCTTTTTGCGGACATTTTTCAGCCGGGAAGTCATCCTTTATCAATGAGATATTGGAGGAGGCAATTCTACCGGCTAGTCCTATTCCAACTTCCGCCAATGTTGTCCAAATAAAAAATGGGGAAGAGCTTGCCCATGTTCATTTTTTTGAGGGAGAATCGCTCGAGATTCTACCGCCAGTCTCATTTGAGCATGTTAAAGCGTATTGTAAAAACGGAGACCAAGTAGAAGCCGTTGAGTATCAATATCCGTTTGAAAAACTTCCTTCTGATATGGTCATTTTAGACACTCCAGGGGTGGATTCTACAGATGATGCGCACCGCATTTCCACAGAATCAGCCTTGCATTTGGCAGACGTCATTTTTTATGTGATGGACTATAATCACGTCCAGTCTGAGGTGAATCTCAAGTTTATTAAAGAACTTCAAGACAAGGAAAAAAAGATCTATTTAATCGTTAACCAAATTGATAAGCATCGGGAGGAAGAAATCCCGTTTGCCACATATAACGAGAGAATAATGGAGTCCTTTGGAGATTGGGGAATTATACCTGCAAGCATTTATTTTACGAGCTTAAAAGAAACCAACCATCCTCTTAACGATCTTTCGATTGTTAAAGAAACGCTTCAAATCCTTAGACAAGACAAGTTGGATATCTTGCCAAAAACGATCGAGCGAGCGCTCATTCAAGTATTGGATGAACATAAAGAATGGCAACTCGATCAAAGGGCAGAGGAAATGGAGCGCCATGAGCAAACAATTCACTCTGTAGGGGACCTGCCAAATGATGTTGGTGAAACGTTAAGGATTAAAAAAGATAAACTAACGACCATCCAAACTGAAACAGCTGAAGCGAAAGAGAATTTTATCAATCAAACAAAGCGGATCTTGGAAAATGCCAATATCACACCATTTGAGATGAGGGAGCTAGCTGAACGCTATCTCGAATCGCAACAAAAAGGGTTTAAGGTGGGCCTTCTGTTCGCAGGAAAGAAAACACAAGAAGAGCGTGAATTAAGAAGTGCCGGTTTTCGAAGTGATTTAGGCGAGCGTGTGAAAACACAGGTGGAAAAGTTCATTCATGAACATATTATTACCTTTCTAAAAGATCAAAACTTTTATACACCCGCGACTTTTGATAAAGTTCAAGAGCTTACTGTTCCTATTACGGAAGAGTTTGTTGCCAGCCATGTAAAACCTGGTGCTGGCCATACCGGCAATGCTGTATTGCATTATACAAAAGATTTAGCTCATTCCATCAAGTTAGAATACCAAAAACGAGTACAAAGGCTGATGGAAGATTACTTTGAAAGACTCGAAGAGCATATGCAAGAAAGCACAAAAGAATTAACTGTGGAAGTGGAAAAATTAGAAAGAGTACATCATGCCCAAGAAGCCATAACACTGCTTCATATGGAACTAGAACAGCAATACGAAGAGCTTAACAGTATTTTAGTTAAGACCGTAGAGACTTTAGATCAAACGGAAACAGAAAACCTTATTACCAAATATCTGAACCGTTCTTATAAAAAAGTTCGCGGAGATGAATTGCCTTCCTCGATAATTAAGCAAAAAGAGGACGTTCAAAAACAAGAAGGCACTCAAGATACATTTAACCAGAATGACCCCGCAAAGTTAGTCAAGGGACTTCATGAGACTGCAAGCTTTTTAAAGGGGATACACGGGTTTCAAACGATTGTTGATGACTTGAAAAAAAGAGCAGGGAAAATCGAAAACCAGACCTTTACAGTTGCGTTATTTGGTGCATTCAGTGCAGGTAAATCTTCTCTTGCTAATGCTTTATTTGGAGAAAAGGTGCTGCCTGTTTCCCCAAACCCAACAACTGCATCCATCAACAAAATCTCTCCTGTAACGAAGGATCATCCTCATGGAACAGTTTGTGTACAAATGAAGACAACAGCACAGCTGGTTCAGGATGTCAAACAGGCTTTACAGATTTTCAATATGGAAGTTTTGGGTCTGGAGGAAGCCGTTCCGGCAATCAAGAGCATGATATCTAAAAATGAGCATCTTGAGCTGGATGCCAACAAGAAGACGCATTTTCATTTTCTAAAGGCCTTCTTAACAGGTTGGGAGGAAATGAAGACGAAATTGGGAACGCTCCAACAAGTGACACTAGATGAGTTTGAAGCTTATGTCGCGCAAGAAGAGAAATCCTGTTTTGTGGAATGGATTGAAGTGTTCTATGACTGCCCATTTACAAGACAGGGGCTGACTTTGGTGGATACACCTGGAGCGGACTCTATCAATGCTAGGCATACCGATGTTTCGTTTGATTATATTAAGAATGCTGATGCGATTCTCTTTGTCACCTACTACCAGCATGCTTTTTCAAAGGCAGACAGGGAATTTTTGATTCAATTGGGCAGGGTAAAAGACGCATTTGCCATGGATAAGATGTTCTTTCTTGTTAATGCAGCAGATCTTGCAAATAATGAGGAAGAACTTGAACTCGTATGTGACTATGTGGAAGATCAATTGACTGCTTATGGAATTCGTCATCCAAGATTGTATCCAGTTTCAAGTCTGCTTGCACTGAAGGAAAAAGAAAACCGCCCATTTGAACATCCATTTTTGGAAAGCTCTTTGATGAATGATTTTGAACATGCATTTTCAGACTTCATTCAGTCTGACTTGGTTGAGATGAGTCTCCATGCAGCTCAAACGGATTTGAACCGAGCAGTGGCTTTGTTTGACCATTTTGTCCAACAGGCTAAACTTGGGTCTGAGGAAAAGAAAAAACTACAACTTCAGTACAGCACTAATAAAGTCAAGCTAGCAGGTTACATTGATGGGTACGCAACGGAAAGTTTTTATACGTTGCTTAAGCAAGAGGTTAACGAATTAGTTTATTACATTAAGCAACGAACATTATTACGATTTTCTGATTTCTTTAAAGAAAGTTTCAACCCTGCAGTGATCAGGGAGGACGGACGGAATATGAAGGAACAGCTTATCCGTTGCCTGCATGAACTTGTAACAGACATTTTTCACAATCTTTCCCAAGAAGTCAGAGCAACTACTGTGCGGACAGAGAACTTTATCCGTAAGAGCTTGAACTCCTGGCAAAAGGAGTTGGAAGCGGAGGCACAAAAGGTGGAATCTCAACTTTCCCTGCGTATGTTGGAGGCGGAGGAGTTTACACCTTTTAAAGTGGAAAGTTCTTTTCCTTCCATTTCTACAAAACTCGAGAAACAAACTTTAGGCCACTACCGAAATTCGAAAGCATTTTTCGAGAAAAACGAAAAACAAAAGATGGCCCAGTTCCTAGAGGATCAACTGTCTCCTTTAATGGACTCCTACTTAAAGGAAAGTTCACAGGAACTAACTCATCATTATAAAGTAGAACTGGAGAATTCTCTTGGTGAGGTCAAAAAGTATATCTTGAGACAGCTTGAGGACTATTATGAAGGAATGCAGTCAGCACTTGAACAAGAACAGGACATTCCTCAATTAGAACGTGTTCTACAACAAATACAACAGCATAAAAAATAA
- a CDS encoding reverse transcriptase-like protein: MIEVYIDGASAGDPGPSGAGIFIKGHGRAEQYSIPLGMMSNHEAEFHALIEALKICTKQGYQIVSFRTDSQAVESAMEKRFAKKQQYSVLLEEALRLSDQLDLFFIKWVPSKENKVADELSRKAIQLNNK; this comes from the coding sequence ATGATTGAAGTATATATTGACGGGGCAAGCGCAGGGGATCCCGGTCCTTCTGGAGCTGGTATATTTATTAAAGGGCATGGACGGGCTGAACAATACAGTATTCCGCTTGGAATGATGTCGAATCATGAAGCAGAATTTCATGCGTTGATTGAAGCGTTGAAAATTTGCACAAAACAAGGCTATCAAATTGTTTCTTTTCGAACAGACTCTCAGGCGGTGGAGAGTGCAATGGAAAAGCGCTTTGCTAAAAAACAGCAATACAGCGTGCTGTTGGAGGAAGCTTTGCGTCTGTCCGATCAGCTTGATTTATTCTTCATAAAATGGGTGCCGAGCAAAGAGAATAAAGTGGCGGATGAGTTGTCGAGGAAGGCGATTCAGCTTAATAATAAGTGA
- a CDS encoding sulfurtransferase, with amino-acid sequence MKHIVSVNWVMEHLNHLTVIDCRFHLPAPDKGRAEYKDHHIPGAHYLDLNKDLSSAVGKHGGRHPLPDFQELHSKLENIGVHDGGKVLIYDDQNGGMASRLWFLLKVLGHEDVWIMDGGYSHWMKQGYPVTAEVPIQEKRGTFTFKVEENLITGMEDVKSQLSAFESGAAYLLDAREPNRYKGVEEPIDKVAGHIPGALNFFWMENIENGIWKNAKELKERFSNLDPSKEIIVYCGSGVTACPTFLALKEAGYEKVKLYAGSWSDWISYTDNPIS; translated from the coding sequence ATGAAACATATTGTATCGGTAAATTGGGTGATGGAGCACTTAAACCATCTCACGGTCATTGATTGTCGCTTCCATCTTCCCGCACCTGATAAGGGCCGTGCGGAATATAAAGATCATCACATCCCAGGGGCACATTATTTGGACTTAAATAAAGATTTATCCAGTGCAGTCGGTAAACATGGAGGCAGACATCCGTTACCAGATTTCCAGGAACTTCATTCTAAGCTAGAAAATATTGGGGTCCATGATGGTGGCAAGGTACTTATTTATGATGACCAGAACGGTGGGATGGCCTCAAGGCTGTGGTTTTTGCTAAAGGTTTTAGGTCATGAGGATGTATGGATTATGGATGGTGGCTATAGTCATTGGATGAAGCAAGGTTATCCTGTAACAGCAGAAGTGCCTATACAAGAAAAGCGTGGTACATTTACGTTTAAAGTGGAAGAAAATTTGATAACTGGGATGGAAGATGTCAAATCTCAACTATCTGCCTTTGAAAGTGGTGCAGCATACCTTCTTGATGCAAGAGAACCTAACCGTTACAAGGGAGTAGAAGAACCAATAGATAAGGTTGCCGGTCATATTCCTGGAGCTCTTAACTTTTTCTGGATGGAGAATATAGAGAATGGAATTTGGAAAAATGCGAAAGAGTTGAAAGAAAGATTTTCTAATCTTGATCCATCTAAAGAAATTATCGTCTACTGCGGTTCCGGTGTCACTGCCTGCCCGACTTTTCTGGCCCTAAAAGAAGCTGGTTATGAAAAAGTAAAACTGTATGCCGGTAGCTGGAGTGACTGGATAAGTTACACAGACAACCCAATTTCTTAA
- a CDS encoding zinc-finger domain-containing protein produces MINRKKILLEVGEILDTYCTECLVKQTLRKDYGKTHAQSFCISECTVGAEIKKLGDQLVERK; encoded by the coding sequence ATGATTAATCGAAAAAAGATACTTTTGGAAGTTGGTGAAATTTTAGATACGTACTGTACTGAATGCCTGGTTAAGCAAACGTTACGTAAAGACTATGGCAAGACGCATGCTCAATCATTTTGCATCAGTGAATGTACAGTAGGTGCTGAAATCAAGAAATTAGGAGACCAGCTAGTAGAGCGCAAATAA
- a CDS encoding DUF2564 family protein, whose product MDNQQYNNNTELHTGYNDLSQVQVSIQSAEKMVGSVTMSLDPEAMDHAERAISNARSLLNEAKSAGTGLDTDFLQNCELSLTQCEHQLSEARK is encoded by the coding sequence ATGGACAACCAACAATATAACAACAACACAGAATTACACACAGGATATAATGATTTGTCTCAAGTTCAGGTGTCGATTCAATCTGCAGAAAAAATGGTGGGGTCGGTAACGATGAGCCTTGATCCAGAAGCTATGGATCATGCAGAAAGAGCCATTTCTAACGCTAGATCTCTACTTAACGAAGCTAAAAGCGCTGGCACAGGGTTAGATACGGATTTTCTACAAAATTGCGAATTATCTCTTACCCAATGTGAACATCAGCTTTCTGAAGCACGAAAATAA
- the cspD gene encoding cold-shock protein CspD, which yields MQNGKVKWFNNEKGFGFIEVEGGDDVFVHFSAITGDGFKSLEEGQEVSFEIVEGNRGPQAANVTKL from the coding sequence ATGCAAAACGGTAAAGTAAAATGGTTCAACAACGAAAAAGGTTTTGGCTTTATTGAAGTAGAAGGTGGAGATGACGTATTTGTACATTTCTCTGCAATCACTGGTGATGGTTTCAAATCTTTAGAAGAAGGCCAAGAAGTTTCTTTTGAAATCGTTGAAGGAAACCGCGGACCACAAGCTGCTAACGTTACAAAACTTTAA
- a CDS encoding isoprenylcysteine carboxyl methyltransferase family protein, producing the protein MIFALFFAFIVTQRVVELGIARRNEKWIKSMGAKEYGKEHYKYMVSLHVAFLTCFLLEVILFDRTLSPFWPAILSLFIMTQSLRVWSIQSLGKYWNTKVLILPDASIVKTGPYKFLRHPNYTIVVLEILLIPLMFHAFYTAIAFTILNAWMLSVRIPLEERALAELTTNYATYMEDRNRFSPTFQKESE; encoded by the coding sequence ATGATCTTCGCATTGTTTTTTGCATTTATCGTCACACAAAGAGTCGTGGAGCTAGGCATTGCAAGAAGAAATGAAAAATGGATTAAATCAATGGGTGCAAAAGAATACGGCAAAGAGCATTACAAGTACATGGTCAGTCTGCATGTTGCTTTTTTAACTTGTTTCTTATTGGAGGTCATCTTGTTCGACCGAACACTAAGTCCCTTTTGGCCGGCAATCCTCAGTCTGTTTATCATGACACAATCCCTTCGAGTATGGTCTATACAGTCACTAGGTAAGTATTGGAACACAAAGGTACTGATCTTGCCAGATGCATCCATAGTGAAAACAGGCCCTTACAAGTTTTTACGCCATCCTAACTATACGATTGTCGTGTTAGAAATTCTGTTAATTCCCTTAATGTTTCATGCATTTTACACCGCTATTGCTTTTACCATTCTAAACGCTTGGATGTTAAGTGTACGCATTCCCCTTGAAGAAAGGGCATTAGCTGAATTGACAACCAACTATGCCACTTATATGGAGGACCGAAATCGGTTTTCTCCAACTTTTCAGAAGGAATCTGAATGA
- a CDS encoding YpbS family protein, with protein MSVHKAISEHSRKQNQVVMNFLQLEHQREAYIEEAIVLCRQKKPYTTEKINEVTKRINDLARKGIAPQRQLVTKEMVEEFVSRSN; from the coding sequence ATGAGCGTACATAAAGCGATAAGTGAACATTCAAGAAAACAAAATCAAGTAGTCATGAATTTTTTACAACTTGAGCATCAAAGAGAAGCATACATAGAAGAGGCAATCGTACTTTGCCGTCAAAAGAAACCATATACAACCGAAAAAATTAATGAGGTTACCAAAAGAATAAACGACCTTGCTCGAAAAGGAATTGCACCTCAAAGACAACTGGTAACAAAAGAAATGGTAGAGGAATTTGTTTCTCGAAGTAATTAA
- a CDS encoding reverse transcriptase-like protein produces the protein MKLTLEWHYHTPKHIETTFRSEELDIRLALRLAEDIEKTGRVKRLSFFDQDGSEWTKKEINKWIKQSEIGISDVVAFFDGGYDVDTKLAGIGNVVYYNQNRKDYRYRINARLEELESNNEAEYAAFYFLVQQLEQLEIRAMEVTFKGDSLVVLNQLSGEWPCYDELFNRWLDKIEEKLKELKIRPIYEPVNRKDNTEAHQLAKQALEGTPIESKLQL, from the coding sequence ATGAAATTAACTTTAGAATGGCACTACCACACTCCAAAACATATTGAAACCACTTTTAGAAGTGAAGAACTGGATATTAGGCTCGCTCTTAGGCTTGCTGAAGATATAGAAAAGACGGGAAGAGTAAAACGTCTTTCTTTTTTTGATCAGGATGGGTCAGAGTGGACTAAAAAAGAAATAAACAAATGGATTAAGCAGAGTGAAATAGGTATTTCGGATGTTGTCGCCTTTTTTGATGGAGGATACGACGTTGATACCAAACTGGCGGGAATCGGAAATGTGGTTTATTATAATCAAAATAGAAAAGACTACAGATACAGAATTAATGCAAGGCTTGAAGAATTGGAATCGAACAATGAAGCGGAGTATGCAGCGTTCTATTTTCTGGTCCAACAATTGGAACAACTTGAAATCCGTGCGATGGAAGTTACCTTTAAGGGCGACTCCCTTGTCGTTTTAAATCAACTTTCGGGAGAATGGCCGTGTTATGATGAACTATTCAACCGTTGGCTTGATAAGATAGAAGAGAAGTTGAAAGAACTTAAAATCAGGCCAATATATGAGCCTGTCAACAGAAAAGATAATACAGAGGCACATCAGCTGGCCAAACAAGCATTAGAAGGAACACCAATTGAAAGTAAATTGCAATTGTGA
- a CDS encoding nucleotidyltransferase domain-containing protein, whose translation MNRIEDRLASLELKHNVKILYACEAGSRAYGLATESSDFDIRFIYIAPLKDYLSLRKKKDTISQQDDMYDIQGWDLKKALLLAGKSNPSLYEWMLSPIVYRELDVAMLPLNDIILKDYSRKVLAFHYANMAKNNLHAWSKKNVASHLVHAVRASLMLEQVIHNDEFATIEFQHLIKNSNTFTNEESSLLFCLKTGEEVTDIPLISQLFAKVSNFITASEELMVHLEEGKVKLSVLEELFFQQLGIEGE comes from the coding sequence GTGAACCGGATAGAGGATAGACTGGCAAGTTTGGAATTAAAACATAATGTGAAGATCCTTTATGCTTGTGAAGCGGGTAGCAGGGCATATGGTCTTGCTACCGAAAGCAGTGATTTTGATATCAGGTTCATCTACATTGCTCCCCTTAAAGATTACCTTTCTTTGAGAAAGAAGAAAGATACCATTTCCCAGCAGGATGACATGTACGACATTCAGGGCTGGGACCTGAAGAAGGCATTGTTATTGGCTGGCAAATCCAATCCCTCTTTATATGAATGGATGCTATCTCCTATTGTATATAGGGAGTTGGATGTTGCCATGCTTCCTTTAAATGACATAATTTTAAAAGATTACTCCAGAAAAGTCCTTGCATTTCATTATGCGAACATGGCAAAGAACAATCTTCATGCTTGGAGTAAAAAGAATGTCGCTTCTCACCTTGTTCATGCCGTCCGGGCCTCTTTGATGTTAGAGCAGGTTATACACAATGATGAGTTCGCAACCATCGAATTTCAACATCTTATTAAGAATAGCAACACATTTACCAATGAAGAATCATCTCTTTTATTTTGCTTGAAGACTGGAGAAGAAGTAACCGATATTCCACTCATTTCACAACTTTTTGCAAAGGTAAGTAATTTTATTACTGCTTCTGAAGAGTTAATGGTTCACCTAGAAGAAGGGAAGGTGAAACTCTCCGTATTAGAGGAACTTTTTTTTCAACAGTTAGGAATAGAAGGTGAGTGA
- a CDS encoding 5'-3' exonuclease, translated as MKKVLLIDGMALLFRSFFATSVYNRFMYTSNGIPTNAIQGFVKHMITSMETFEPTHVVCCWDMGSKTFRTEMFDDYKANRPAPPQELIPQFDLVKEVVEAFDIPNIGLAGFEADDCLGTLAELYREEAEVIILTGDQDVLQLIKPNIKVALLMKGYGNYEVLDENGFYEKKGLTPQQLIDLKAIMGDSSDNYPGVKGVGEKTATKLLMEYQTVDGILENLSALTKSQRQKFEDSLELLHLSRELATIKCDVPVSCELNDATITIDRNKVANKFDELEFKNLHGFIDKVC; from the coding sequence TTGAAAAAAGTATTACTGATAGATGGAATGGCTTTATTATTCCGTTCTTTTTTCGCAACCAGTGTTTATAATCGCTTCATGTATACATCCAACGGAATCCCAACAAATGCTATTCAGGGATTTGTTAAACATATGATAACTTCCATGGAAACGTTCGAGCCGACACATGTTGTCTGCTGCTGGGACATGGGAAGCAAGACGTTCCGTACAGAAATGTTTGATGACTATAAAGCAAACAGACCTGCTCCACCACAAGAGTTGATTCCTCAATTTGATCTTGTGAAAGAAGTGGTAGAGGCGTTTGACATTCCCAATATCGGACTTGCAGGCTTTGAAGCTGATGACTGCTTAGGAACCCTTGCAGAACTTTATCGGGAAGAAGCGGAAGTCATCATTCTGACTGGTGACCAAGACGTTCTGCAGCTGATCAAACCAAATATTAAAGTAGCGTTGTTAATGAAAGGTTATGGCAACTATGAAGTCTTAGACGAAAATGGCTTCTATGAGAAAAAAGGCCTTACACCGCAACAACTCATTGATCTTAAAGCCATTATGGGGGACAGCAGTGATAACTACCCTGGAGTTAAAGGTGTTGGAGAAAAGACTGCTACAAAATTGTTGATGGAGTATCAGACAGTAGACGGGATCTTAGAAAACCTGTCAGCTCTTACGAAAAGTCAACGTCAGAAATTTGAAGACAGCTTGGAATTGTTGCACCTGTCAAGGGAACTTGCAACAATCAAGTGTGATGTACCGGTTTCTTGTGAATTGAATGATGCGACTATCACGATTGACCGCAACAAAGTAGCAAATAAATTTGACGAGCTTGAATTCAAGAATTTGCATGGCTTTATAGATAAAGTTTGTTAA
- a CDS encoding DUF6123 family protein — protein MNKSWSTEEYLQQLTARGFKFGEDSLGFIEFGKHYTDSSDYLVNIAIEITLKAQKQFDGSFFVSFLEMIKQEQVHTKHAAFELAKEKKII, from the coding sequence ATGAACAAATCATGGAGTACAGAAGAATACCTTCAGCAACTTACCGCAAGAGGCTTTAAATTCGGAGAAGATTCTCTTGGTTTTATAGAATTTGGAAAGCACTATACAGATAGCTCAGACTACTTAGTCAACATAGCCATTGAGATTACACTAAAAGCTCAAAAGCAATTTGATGGAAGTTTCTTTGTATCATTCTTGGAAATGATCAAACAGGAACAAGTCCATACTAAGCATGCTGCTTTTGAATTGGCCAAGGAAAAAAAGATTATTTAG